The following coding sequences are from one Candidatus Nitrohelix vancouverensis window:
- a CDS encoding oxidoreductase, which translates to MRHVLYRGVTLVFLTLFLASQAGAVEKSADALLMEQLKLRHDPSIKIELFARVAKARHMAFDDLGNLFISQARAGRVSALPDADNDGRADTMRTILSGRRAPHGLAFVELESGYYLYVAEETQVVRLRRESPPFAYGAPEVVVADIPSGGHFTRTLKIKDGKLYLSVGSSCNVCEEKEPVRAAISRYNLDGSDPEIFASGLRNSVGIEFSPYDGDLWGVNNGRDWQGDDHPREELNRIRFGKHYGWPYCYEDRKPDPDFGGRMDCSKTEVPAHTFTAHMAPLGLAFYQTGALPVKYDNSLFIAFHGSWNRSKPAGYKVVRLGLSAKGEIISEETWIDGWLLEDGSPSGRPVDVEVSPKGELFLSDDFLGAVYRISGK; encoded by the coding sequence ATGAGACATGTTTTGTATCGAGGCGTTACGCTTGTATTTTTGACTCTGTTTCTGGCGTCTCAGGCAGGGGCGGTGGAAAAATCCGCAGATGCCCTGTTGATGGAACAGCTGAAACTGCGTCATGATCCTTCGATCAAGATCGAATTGTTCGCGCGAGTCGCCAAAGCGCGGCATATGGCCTTTGACGATTTGGGCAACCTGTTCATCAGCCAGGCGCGCGCCGGTCGCGTTTCGGCCCTTCCCGACGCGGATAACGATGGACGCGCGGATACGATGCGAACGATCCTCTCAGGTCGGCGGGCGCCGCATGGTTTGGCCTTTGTCGAGCTGGAGAGCGGCTATTATCTTTATGTTGCAGAAGAAACGCAGGTGGTGCGTTTGCGTCGAGAGTCGCCGCCCTTTGCTTATGGCGCGCCGGAAGTGGTCGTCGCCGATATTCCCAGCGGTGGGCATTTCACCCGCACCTTGAAAATCAAGGATGGAAAACTCTACCTTTCGGTGGGTTCGTCCTGCAACGTTTGCGAGGAAAAGGAACCAGTACGGGCGGCCATCTCGCGCTACAACCTGGATGGTTCGGACCCGGAAATTTTCGCCAGCGGTCTGCGCAACTCCGTGGGTATTGAATTCTCTCCTTACGACGGCGACTTGTGGGGCGTCAATAACGGTCGCGACTGGCAGGGCGACGATCATCCCAGAGAAGAGTTGAATCGCATCCGTTTCGGCAAACATTACGGTTGGCCCTATTGCTATGAGGATCGAAAACCGGACCCGGATTTTGGCGGGCGTATGGATTGCTCGAAGACGGAGGTTCCGGCTCATACCTTCACCGCGCATATGGCGCCGCTGGGTCTGGCGTTTTATCAGACTGGCGCTCTGCCCGTAAAATACGACAACAGTCTGTTCATCGCATTTCACGGTTCCTGGAATCGCTCCAAGCCTGCGGGCTACAAAGTGGTTCGTCTGGGCTTGTCGGCGAAAGGGGAAATCATCTCGGAAGAAACATGGATCGACGGTTGGTTGCTGGAAGACGGAAGCCCGAGCGGGCGACCTGTGGATGTTGAAGTGTCGCCGAAAGGAGAGTTGTTTCTTTCGGATGATTTTCTGGGCGCGGTTTATCGAATCAGCGGAAAATAG
- a CDS encoding phosphate/phosphite/phosphonate ABC transporter substrate-binding protein, whose amino-acid sequence MEISEYPPSIRTLNYASPEERAETLALGYVTHNPKKHFKRLKPMAEYLAGQLDGIRHGRVLMAKTNEEMVWLVQNGHVDLVFESVGSAMQLVKQADMQLMLLQWKKGSKDYHSLIITHQSSGMKSLADLKGKRITLGEVDSTTSYQMPVAILERAGHSLIRLNHPKDPVPPGKTGYLIVSGDEKTIAASVARQLTDAGAYSNQDWESAKDTPETYKKELSILYQSRAIPRRLVLARNTLPEPIKTALRSVLLDMKNRPDAEPVLKRFYKTRQFDELPREALEQIVQIQQLLESSSHLKSFSQNQ is encoded by the coding sequence ATGGAAATCAGTGAATACCCGCCTTCCATCCGAACCCTGAACTACGCCTCTCCTGAAGAGCGGGCCGAAACGCTGGCGCTTGGCTACGTCACGCATAATCCCAAAAAACATTTTAAACGCCTGAAGCCGATGGCGGAATATCTGGCCGGACAACTGGATGGAATCCGGCATGGACGCGTTCTCATGGCAAAAACCAATGAAGAGATGGTCTGGCTGGTTCAAAATGGCCATGTCGATCTGGTTTTTGAATCGGTTGGCTCGGCCATGCAACTCGTCAAACAAGCCGACATGCAATTGATGCTTCTACAATGGAAAAAGGGGAGCAAGGACTATCACTCTCTCATCATCACGCATCAGAGTAGCGGCATGAAATCTTTAGCGGACCTCAAGGGCAAGCGAATCACTCTGGGAGAAGTCGACTCAACCACCTCGTATCAGATGCCCGTCGCCATTCTGGAGCGCGCGGGTCATTCCCTGATTCGCCTCAACCACCCCAAAGACCCTGTACCGCCTGGGAAAACGGGTTATCTGATCGTGTCGGGCGATGAAAAAACCATCGCCGCAAGCGTCGCGCGTCAACTCACCGACGCTGGAGCCTACAGCAATCAGGATTGGGAGTCCGCAAAGGACACGCCTGAGACCTATAAGAAAGAACTTTCGATCCTCTACCAATCTCGGGCCATTCCCAGAAGACTGGTTCTGGCGCGAAACACCTTGCCGGAGCCGATCAAAACGGCGCTCCGTTCTGTATTGCTGGACATGAAGAATCGACCCGATGCCGAACCCGTGTTGAAGCGGTTTTACAAAACCCGTCAATTCGATGAACTGCCCAGAGAAGCGTTGGAACAAATTGTTCAGATTCAACAACTGCTCGAATCAAGTTCACACTTGAAAAGTTTCTCGCAAAACCAATGA
- a CDS encoding PAS domain S-box protein, with translation MKSLAQRSMLTFYDKNTYTVTTPVLIEDELIGGILVQFSLGAMWREIEHAMVDFQALENKVIRQSFINIGVILALFAFLDLVLAYLIARRLSDPITSLASRAQEIGQGRYEAPSPSKMPDEFRGLADAFENMGKEINAKTVSKKFLNAVIDSMLGILVVLKPNGEMELINQATLDLLGYREAQLKDRNIATLFDTDSTFSNDLLARLSRKGRLANIESSLKTRAGKSIPVSISGSALLDCDGVVQKYILLAHDITERKQTEQNLVKYRDNLEEQVQERTRELQATHQKLLHSEKLSALGKLIGSVSHEFNNPIYGISNILHQLREHEGPLNEELNHLLDLAIRETRRMSDLIRRLQGFYQPMDEVVTLVDINEIINDILLLSDKSFNDRKIIVKKTLSPSGARIHGIADQIRQVLLNIIQNAQEAIVGKGGLICIYTRQEMEKTYIIISDDGIGIPRGNLDRIFDPFFTTKSSVKGTGLGLSISYDIIKKHGGDISVESRPEAGATFTLSLPANIAFAADQKSQSST, from the coding sequence ATGAAATCGCTGGCCCAACGATCCATGCTGACCTTTTACGATAAAAATACTTACACCGTCACAACCCCCGTGTTGATTGAAGATGAGCTGATCGGGGGGATTCTTGTTCAATTTTCTCTGGGCGCCATGTGGAGGGAAATTGAACACGCCATGGTCGATTTTCAAGCCCTCGAAAACAAAGTCATACGTCAATCCTTTATAAACATTGGCGTCATCCTGGCCTTATTCGCTTTTCTCGATCTCGTCCTCGCGTATCTGATCGCCAGGCGATTGAGCGACCCCATCACATCATTAGCGAGCAGAGCTCAGGAAATTGGCCAGGGACGATATGAAGCGCCCTCCCCCTCCAAAATGCCGGATGAATTCAGGGGGCTTGCAGACGCTTTTGAAAATATGGGGAAGGAAATCAACGCCAAAACGGTTTCAAAAAAATTCCTCAACGCCGTGATCGATTCCATGCTGGGAATTCTGGTGGTTTTGAAACCGAACGGAGAAATGGAATTGATCAATCAGGCGACGCTGGACCTGCTCGGATACCGGGAAGCGCAGTTAAAGGATCGAAACATCGCGACCCTGTTCGATACCGATTCGACATTTTCAAACGACTTGCTGGCTCGACTGAGCCGCAAGGGTCGATTGGCCAACATTGAAAGTTCCCTCAAAACCCGCGCAGGGAAATCCATTCCAGTTTCGATCTCCGGTTCGGCGCTTCTCGATTGCGACGGCGTCGTGCAAAAATACATTCTTCTTGCTCACGACATCACCGAACGCAAACAGACGGAACAAAACCTTGTCAAGTATCGCGATAATCTGGAAGAACAGGTTCAGGAGCGGACCCGGGAACTGCAGGCGACGCATCAAAAACTTCTGCATTCCGAGAAGCTATCCGCTCTAGGCAAACTGATCGGTTCGGTATCGCATGAATTCAACAACCCGATTTACGGAATCAGCAATATCCTTCACCAGTTACGCGAACACGAAGGCCCTTTGAACGAAGAACTGAACCATCTCCTCGATCTGGCGATCCGCGAAACGCGGCGCATGAGCGATTTGATTCGCAGACTCCAGGGCTTTTATCAACCCATGGACGAAGTCGTGACTCTGGTGGACATCAACGAAATCATCAACGATATCCTGCTATTGAGCGACAAAAGCTTCAACGACAGAAAAATTATCGTCAAGAAAACGCTTTCCCCTTCCGGCGCCAGGATTCACGGCATCGCCGATCAAATTCGTCAGGTTCTGCTGAACATCATACAAAACGCCCAAGAAGCGATCGTGGGAAAAGGCGGGCTGATATGTATTTATACCAGACAAGAAATGGAGAAAACGTATATAATCATATCAGACGATGGCATTGGAATACCCAGGGGAAATCTGGACCGCATTTTCGATCCGTTCTTCACCACCAAGTCGAGCGTGAAGGGAACCGGGCTTGGACTTTCCATCAGTTATGACATCATAAAAAAACACGGCGGCGATATCAGCGTTGAGTCCCGACCGGAAGCGGGCGCAACATTCACCCTTTCGCTTCCCGCCAACATCGCGTTTGCCGCCGACCAGAAATCTCAATCTTCCACCTGA
- a CDS encoding dihydropteroate synthase, whose product MTFTEILKKQILILDGAMGTMVQALELSDSDFGGPEFKMLTDLLIFSRPVDLKNIHLSYLKAGANIIETNTFGASPLRLGEFDFSQMDASQLKSIPEGLDIRQCNLADITRELNLHGARIARQAVEEYKSLPEYDGRPLFVAGSIGPSNYVLSSTDADLKKATFPQIEENFRLQVAGLLEGGADIMLFETQQDILETKAALFGAHKAFREAKKSAPIMVQVTVDQFSKMQIFNTDIHAAYTTVSGLGIDVFGINCNVGPELMPPTVEKLSRYCNHPISIVPNAGQPVSEEGKTCYKLSPQDMANEMEPFVHKWGVNIIGGCCGTSPDHISALSHKFKGVVPVPRQTEQRVFVSGPQVAVPLDSSESLIRIGERLNVRGSKKVRDAVEQTETINLHALEEVMREQVEDLGIEIIDVCMDSNIVETEKALPEIIHGLNSDFKGVMCIDSFSVEALEEAIQRYPGRPIINSISLEEYRDGVSKLDAVLETTAGHHPVYMALVNGPLGPAQTAQEKYDLALAIVEQAKERYNVTPDQILIDVNAYPIGSESVEGLNFCAETLEALPRIKAIHPDLKTTIGVGNLTNGLAQKPYMRIVLTSVFLHEAREKGLDCAILNPNHYVPLTSLPAEDVALARDVILNRNMDAFERLEEIAMTKKTGTVQKKIDYNALPLEESICLKIKDGKKEKIDGTLDKDGWKYNYADSIVLQVAQAVDKHEPLEFINSYLMKTMKELGDGFGRGEVSLPHLLKSADVMRNVMTFLEAYMRQKSGADLSDQIQYKGIVVLGTVYQDVHSIGKDLAKTLLENYGYRVIDLGVQAPLEKFIETAINENATAIGMSALLVQTSNHMITVARMLQERNISFPILIGGAPVNMRHAGYVAMHGQSDTGRILDNVFYCESGMDGVNVMGKLIDPKVLNSVLKDNREKLTSEYQRAKGLAETHDKLLKELPRRKVSFKHHEPARDGFGIHRLELKLSNMESNIDSKSLFSLNWKYGKRSSWEQQGVQEKDLQTLQKDWIEKAESNRWIIPRASFALLPAQSEEDTVILYDPENTERELGRIKFNLCVGKGRKDKFSVAQFVHPKSSGIMDAVGLQITTAGAQLVDAVEKLKNDNDSESSLYLQGLGDRVTEDLAEYIHQLIRQRAGLKRDRKGQRYSPGYAALEDMQNNQVIWNILQAEDIGVTLTDSYEFNPPSATAAIVCFHPDASYT is encoded by the coding sequence ATGACTTTCACCGAAATTCTTAAAAAACAAATTCTGATACTGGATGGCGCCATGGGAACGATGGTTCAGGCGCTAGAATTGAGCGACTCCGACTTTGGCGGCCCTGAGTTTAAAATGCTCACCGACCTGCTGATTTTTTCTCGTCCGGTCGACCTCAAGAATATCCATCTCAGTTACTTGAAAGCGGGCGCCAATATCATTGAGACGAATACCTTTGGCGCGTCCCCCCTGCGCCTTGGCGAGTTCGATTTCTCGCAGATGGACGCTTCGCAGTTGAAATCCATTCCAGAGGGTCTGGATATCAGGCAATGCAATCTGGCCGACATCACGCGCGAATTGAATCTGCACGGCGCTCGCATCGCCCGCCAGGCGGTTGAAGAATACAAATCGCTCCCGGAATACGATGGCAGACCCTTGTTCGTGGCAGGCTCTATCGGCCCTTCCAATTATGTCTTGTCGAGCACCGACGCCGATTTGAAAAAAGCGACCTTCCCGCAAATTGAAGAGAATTTTCGCTTGCAGGTTGCGGGTCTGCTCGAAGGCGGCGCGGATATCATGTTGTTTGAAACGCAACAGGACATCCTTGAAACCAAGGCCGCCTTGTTCGGCGCGCACAAAGCCTTCAGAGAGGCGAAGAAATCAGCTCCGATCATGGTTCAGGTCACCGTCGATCAATTTTCTAAAATGCAGATTTTCAACACCGACATTCACGCCGCCTACACCACCGTATCCGGATTGGGCATCGACGTGTTCGGCATCAACTGCAACGTCGGACCGGAACTCATGCCGCCGACCGTCGAAAAACTCAGCCGCTATTGCAATCACCCCATTTCCATCGTCCCCAACGCCGGTCAACCGGTGTCGGAGGAAGGCAAAACCTGCTACAAATTATCGCCGCAGGATATGGCGAACGAAATGGAGCCCTTTGTCCATAAATGGGGCGTCAATATCATCGGCGGATGTTGCGGAACCAGCCCGGATCATATCTCTGCGCTGAGTCACAAATTCAAAGGAGTCGTCCCCGTCCCGCGCCAGACCGAACAGCGCGTCTTCGTTTCAGGCCCGCAAGTCGCAGTGCCGCTCGATAGTTCTGAAAGCCTGATCCGCATTGGCGAACGCCTCAATGTGCGCGGCAGTAAAAAAGTCCGCGATGCGGTCGAGCAGACCGAAACGATCAATCTACACGCTCTGGAAGAAGTCATGCGCGAACAGGTCGAAGACCTCGGCATCGAGATCATCGACGTGTGCATGGACAGCAATATTGTCGAGACGGAAAAAGCGCTTCCAGAAATCATTCACGGCCTCAACAGCGACTTCAAGGGCGTCATGTGCATCGACTCGTTTTCCGTCGAAGCGCTGGAGGAGGCGATCCAACGCTATCCCGGTCGCCCCATCATCAACTCCATCAGCCTGGAAGAATATCGCGACGGCGTGTCCAAACTGGACGCAGTTCTGGAAACCACGGCGGGACATCATCCCGTTTACATGGCTCTGGTCAACGGCCCGCTCGGCCCCGCGCAAACGGCGCAGGAGAAATACGACCTGGCCCTGGCCATCGTCGAGCAGGCCAAAGAACGCTACAACGTTACGCCCGATCAGATTTTAATCGACGTCAACGCCTATCCCATAGGCAGTGAATCGGTGGAAGGACTCAACTTCTGCGCGGAAACTCTGGAAGCCCTGCCGCGCATCAAAGCCATTCACCCGGACCTGAAAACGACGATCGGCGTCGGCAACCTCACCAACGGTTTGGCGCAAAAGCCCTACATGCGTATTGTTTTGACCAGCGTCTTTTTGCATGAAGCGCGCGAAAAAGGACTCGATTGCGCGATCCTCAATCCCAATCATTACGTCCCTCTGACCAGTCTTCCCGCTGAAGACGTGGCGCTTGCCAGAGACGTCATTCTCAATCGCAATATGGACGCCTTTGAGCGTTTGGAAGAAATTGCGATGACCAAGAAAACCGGGACCGTTCAGAAAAAAATCGATTACAACGCGCTACCTCTTGAGGAAAGCATCTGTCTTAAAATCAAAGACGGCAAGAAGGAAAAAATCGACGGCACTCTGGACAAGGACGGCTGGAAATACAACTACGCCGACTCCATCGTCCTGCAGGTCGCGCAGGCGGTCGACAAACACGAACCGCTCGAATTCATCAACAGCTATTTGATGAAAACCATGAAGGAGCTGGGGGACGGCTTTGGACGCGGCGAAGTAAGTTTGCCGCATCTCTTGAAAAGCGCCGACGTCATGCGCAACGTCATGACCTTCCTCGAAGCTTACATGCGGCAGAAGAGCGGCGCGGATTTGTCCGATCAGATTCAGTACAAGGGCATCGTCGTGCTGGGCACCGTGTATCAGGACGTTCACAGCATCGGCAAGGACCTTGCGAAAACGCTCCTGGAAAATTACGGCTATCGCGTCATCGATCTGGGCGTGCAGGCTCCGCTTGAAAAGTTCATCGAAACCGCAATCAATGAGAATGCCACGGCTATCGGCATGAGCGCGCTTCTGGTTCAGACCTCGAATCACATGATAACCGTCGCCCGCATGTTGCAGGAACGCAATATTTCCTTCCCGATTTTAATCGGCGGCGCGCCGGTGAACATGCGCCACGCCGGTTATGTGGCGATGCACGGTCAAAGCGACACCGGTCGCATCCTCGACAATGTCTTTTATTGCGAAAGCGGTATGGACGGCGTCAACGTCATGGGCAAGTTGATCGACCCCAAGGTTCTCAATTCAGTTTTGAAAGACAATCGGGAGAAGTTGACCAGCGAGTACCAACGCGCTAAAGGCCTGGCAGAAACGCATGACAAACTGTTGAAGGAATTGCCACGTCGCAAAGTCAGCTTCAAGCACCACGAACCCGCGCGCGACGGTTTCGGCATTCATCGACTGGAATTGAAACTCAGCAATATGGAATCCAATATCGATTCCAAAAGTCTGTTCTCGCTGAACTGGAAATACGGCAAGCGGTCCTCCTGGGAACAGCAGGGCGTGCAGGAAAAAGACCTGCAGACATTGCAAAAGGACTGGATCGAAAAAGCAGAGAGCAATCGCTGGATCATACCCCGCGCGAGCTTTGCATTATTGCCCGCTCAATCCGAAGAAGACACTGTCATTCTTTATGATCCAGAAAATACCGAGCGCGAACTGGGGCGCATCAAATTCAACCTCTGTGTGGGCAAGGGGCGAAAGGACAAGTTTTCCGTCGCCCAGTTTGTTCATCCCAAAAGTTCGGGCATCATGGACGCGGTGGGACTGCAGATCACCACCGCAGGGGCGCAACTGGTGGATGCGGTGGAAAAACTGAAAAACGATAACGACTCGGAATCCTCTCTCTATCTGCAAGGGCTGGGCGACCGGGTGACGGAGGATCTTGCAGAATACATTCATCAGTTGATTCGTCAACGCGCCGGACTCAAACGCGACCGCAAGGGCCAGCGCTATAGCCCCGGCTATGCGGCGCTGGAGGACATGCAGAACAATCAGGTGATCTGGAACATTTTGCAGGCGGAGGATATCGGCGTCACCCTCACCGATTCTTACGAATTCAACCCGCCCAGCGCCACCGCCGCGATCGTCTGTTTTCATCCCGACGCCAGTTACACCTGA
- a CDS encoding YkgJ family cysteine cluster protein, with protein sequence MSKETDRIHDTSQCEKCLPAFCCNYFAFGIDEPETRKDYESLLWKIAHEKVSIYIYRKAWYIMIHTRCNFLSPTNKCMIYETRPYICKEHSVENCEYTGEDYGFSEHFKSYDDLLVYIKENTNFRFKQELTGVAPNID encoded by the coding sequence ATGTCCAAGGAAACAGACCGGATACACGATACCAGCCAGTGTGAAAAATGCTTACCGGCCTTTTGCTGTAACTATTTTGCGTTTGGAATTGATGAACCGGAGACCCGCAAAGATTACGAAAGCCTGCTCTGGAAAATCGCGCACGAAAAAGTATCTATCTATATATATCGGAAGGCTTGGTACATCATGATCCATACCCGCTGCAATTTTCTATCGCCGACCAATAAATGCATGATCTACGAAACGCGCCCTTATATTTGCAAGGAACACAGCGTGGAGAATTGCGAATACACCGGCGAGGATTACGGCTTTTCAGAGCATTTTAAAAGTTACGACGACTTGCTGGTCTATATAAAGGAAAACACGAATTTTCGATTCAAACAGGAATTGACCGGAGTGGCTCCGAATATTGATTGA
- the rplQ gene encoding 50S ribosomal protein L17: MRHLKAGRKFGRTTAHRKAMFRNMVTALLERERIRTTLPKAKELRSKVEKTITLGKKGTLHARRRALRLIAHRDILGKLFGPLAERYAERPGGYTRIIKIGNRKGDDAPMAFIELVDRDTDPKAAASKVEKKAEKKPAAKKAKADDTKEKSEKKTEKKAAEKKPKAVKKAVKKKDEEKKEEK, from the coding sequence ATGCGTCATTTAAAAGCAGGCAGAAAATTTGGTCGCACGACTGCGCACCGCAAGGCCATGTTTCGTAATATGGTAACGGCCCTGTTGGAGCGAGAGCGTATCCGCACCACCCTGCCCAAAGCAAAAGAATTGAGAAGCAAGGTGGAAAAAACGATCACTCTCGGTAAGAAAGGGACCTTGCATGCGCGTCGAAGAGCCCTTCGCCTGATCGCGCATCGGGACATTCTCGGAAAGTTGTTCGGCCCGCTGGCGGAACGTTACGCGGAACGACCGGGCGGTTATACGCGAATCATCAAGATTGGCAATCGCAAGGGCGACGATGCGCCAATGGCGTTCATCGAATTGGTGGATCGCGATACGGACCCGAAAGCGGCGGCAAGCAAAGTAGAAAAGAAAGCCGAGAAGAAACCTGCGGCGAAGAAAGCCAAAGCGGACGATACGAAAGAAAAATCCGAAAAGAAGACGGAAAAGAAAGCGGCTGAAAAGAAGCCCAAAGCAGTTAAGAAAGCCGTTAAGAAAAAAGACGAAGAGAAAAAAGAAGAGAAATAA
- a CDS encoding DNA-directed RNA polymerase subunit alpha, with protein sequence MFNAQGIVKPKRLEFDKRTKSNSYGKFTAGPFERGYGVTIGNSLRRMLLSSVEGAAIVAVKFEGVFHEFSSIPGVLEDVTEIILNLKQVNLQMAPGIQEKRLNFKSSGAGEITAQSISNDPDVVVLNPDLHIASVDQNGSMEMEVIVRRGRGYVPAEAQEMEDESVQMIPIDAVFSPVEKITYKIENTRVGQSADYDSLVMEMWTNGGISPEDAVAHAAKIVKDHMQIFINFDEEPEPTVPQVDEKKQKVIANLAKSVEELELSVRSYNCLKNANIQTIAELVQKTDGEMLKTRNFGRKSLNEIKEILEEMGLHLGIKVEEEDLKQISQLRKKKEVETELEP encoded by the coding sequence ATGTTCAACGCCCAGGGCATCGTTAAACCCAAGCGATTGGAATTCGATAAACGAACGAAGTCAAATTCATACGGGAAGTTCACGGCGGGTCCTTTCGAAAGGGGCTACGGCGTGACGATTGGTAACTCTCTCCGAAGAATGCTTCTTTCTTCGGTTGAAGGCGCGGCGATTGTCGCTGTTAAATTTGAAGGCGTTTTCCATGAATTCTCATCCATACCGGGAGTTCTTGAGGACGTGACTGAGATCATCCTGAATCTCAAACAAGTCAATTTGCAGATGGCTCCTGGCATTCAGGAAAAACGCCTCAATTTCAAATCTTCAGGCGCAGGCGAAATAACGGCCCAGTCGATTTCGAATGATCCCGACGTAGTCGTTTTGAACCCCGATCTGCATATTGCATCAGTTGATCAAAATGGTTCCATGGAAATGGAAGTGATTGTCAGACGGGGCCGAGGCTATGTTCCTGCTGAAGCGCAAGAGATGGAAGATGAATCTGTTCAAATGATTCCCATCGATGCGGTATTCTCTCCTGTTGAGAAAATCACCTACAAGATTGAGAACACACGGGTCGGTCAGTCGGCTGATTACGATTCGCTGGTTATGGAAATGTGGACCAACGGCGGTATTTCTCCTGAAGATGCCGTGGCTCATGCCGCCAAGATCGTCAAAGATCATATGCAGATTTTCATCAATTTTGATGAAGAGCCGGAACCGACGGTTCCCCAGGTCGACGAAAAGAAACAAAAAGTCATCGCCAATCTTGCAAAAAGCGTGGAAGAGCTGGAGTTGTCGGTTCGTTCCTACAATTGTTTGAAGAATGCAAATATTCAAACCATCGCCGAACTGGTGCAGAAGACCGACGGTGAAATGCTGAAGACAAGGAATTTTGGCCGCAAGTCATTGAATGAAATCAAAGAAATACTTGAAGAAATGGGGTTGCATTTGGGTATCAAGGTTGAAGAGGAAGACCTGAAACAAATCAGCCAGTTGCGAAAGAAAAAAGAAGTAGAAACGGAACTGGAACCCTAA